A region of Alteromonadaceae bacterium 2753L.S.0a.02 DNA encodes the following proteins:
- a CDS encoding phage-related baseplate assembly protein, with protein sequence MAGKNPIDLSRIPAPDIVESLDYETLLQSNKTQLLELAPELADTLELESEPAVKILQLCAYRELLLRQRVNEAARAVMLAFASGTTLEHLGALMGVTRLTITPADPNANPPTAAVMEKDDDYRARIQLALDGLSTAGPELAYIYHALSASGLVLDASVITPVFSMASIDAGVMAQLPPGSIVLQVDDDAGLLEPMPGDVVITVLSRENNGVPDVATLQAVYDALNAESVRPLTDNVHTQAAQLIDFTIIANLYTFPGPDTNVVLQEANDKLSTYLEENQRLGRSITLSGIYAALHVAGVQRVEIIAPVADIICTSAQAARCTTKTINHGGIAE encoded by the coding sequence ATGGCCGGTAAAAACCCCATAGATTTATCACGTATACCAGCGCCAGATATTGTTGAATCACTGGATTACGAAACCCTATTACAAAGCAATAAAACACAATTGTTGGAGCTGGCACCCGAGCTTGCTGATACCCTCGAACTTGAAAGCGAACCTGCAGTAAAAATATTACAGCTCTGTGCTTATCGAGAATTATTACTTCGTCAGCGGGTAAATGAAGCTGCACGGGCAGTGATGCTTGCGTTTGCTTCTGGTACCACTTTAGAACATTTGGGCGCTTTAATGGGAGTTACGCGCTTAACGATTACGCCGGCAGACCCCAACGCAAACCCGCCTACCGCTGCGGTGATGGAAAAAGACGACGACTACCGCGCACGCATTCAATTGGCGCTGGATGGATTGAGTACAGCAGGCCCAGAACTCGCGTATATTTATCACGCCTTAAGCGCAAGTGGTCTGGTGCTCGATGCCAGCGTTATCACTCCGGTTTTTTCAATGGCCAGTATCGATGCCGGCGTAATGGCACAGCTGCCGCCAGGTTCTATTGTGCTACAAGTGGATGACGACGCAGGCCTGCTCGAACCTATGCCTGGTGATGTGGTTATCACGGTGCTGTCACGGGAAAATAACGGCGTGCCCGACGTTGCAACACTGCAAGCCGTATATGATGCGTTAAATGCAGAGAGCGTACGGCCGCTCACAGACAACGTACACACCCAGGCTGCGCAACTTATTGATTTTACAATTATAGCCAATTTGTACACATTTCCCGGCCCGGACACCAACGTTGTTTTGCAAGAAGCCAACGACAAGTTAAGCACTTACTTGGAAGAAAACCAGCGCTTGGGTCGTAGCATTACGCTGTCGGGCATCTATGCTGCTTTACACGTTGCTGGTGTACAGCGCGTGGAAATTATTGCTCCAGTTGCCGATATTATTTGCACTAGCGCACAAGCAGCCCGATGCACAACAAAAACAATTAATCATGGAGGAATAGCCGAGTGA